The Glycine max cultivar Williams 82 chromosome 17, Glycine_max_v4.0, whole genome shotgun sequence genome contains the following window.
AAGGATAGAGGAGGTTcaggtttaaatatgttgtgtCAATATATGATAGCTTAGTACAAAGTTGCTTTTGTAGGTGAGAAAAATTGCGTTGCAGGTCTAGGAAAGAGTGCATTCATTAGCATCTTGATCCAGCAATCACTTTGTGCATGAGAACCACACAGTCCACGGGGATAATTAAAGAGAATGATTCAGAGGGAGAACGAAAGGCAGAGGGGGAGAAAAATATCGGAGGCAGATCAGGGTGGCATGTTGTTTCAGGAACTTGTTGATGTCAATTATCTCGCTCCAAAAACTATGAAATAGAGCATAAATTGTGCGATGCTGAAGCTTGGAATTTTGGCCAATTTTTGGTCCTtctgaagaagagagaaaaatgtcAAAGTCCAAGCTAAGTCGATGGGTGTGTCTCTTTCTGCTGACGGCAGTACTTGTAATTATATTGTGTGCATTTCGTATAAAATGGAACCAGTTTTTCAGACAGCATGCATCCCCCAATTTTACTGCTTACAAGTTTGTATCCTGGGATTTACCCACTCTTACTTTTATTCCTATCAAATATATCCAAGGGATTGCTTTTGATTTCTCACTCTTCCCCTCTCCTTTTCatgtgtagattttttttttttccttttaaagttAGCTAATACAAGTTGCAATGAGAAAGGCCTAATTTCCTatgttattttatcttcttttttttttttttttacattctctTACATTAATTAAGGGTATAGTTGATCAAACTCGTGGGTAACCCAATTGAAAGTTTAAAAGCTAGTTATTTGCTAAAAGTTGATAAGTCAAAAGCTAACTTAATTAAGTGCTTTCTCAAACACTTTCTAATTGTacaatatatcatatatatgtttACAAAAATGACACACGACCACGACCTTGTAGAATGTAGAGCATGTCCATTCAAAGTAATAATAGTGATTATCTATGTATTTCGACTCAACTAGCCCCCATAACTCTAAAATTTCTAGGGGTGTATACaagtatttttgtttgattttattagaataaaaatcaaatcaatcaaaaccaaatggatgattagatttaattttgattttttttttgcaacaaaCTTGAACTAAATTAACTTGATGAAAAATTAGTTGTTTTTGTTCAAGTAATTGGGTTGGAACTGAAGCTTTTCGAATCCATGATGATTGCTTAAGCAAATACTATTGTCCAACAAAAAAGTCTTATTTAatggaaaaatgattttttttaagttatgctAATATGTAAGAAGACAATTGTTTAAGtcgtataaaattataaaaaaaatgttatagaaTAATAGAAGGAGTCATAAAATGGATGCAAATTCACATATAATATCTtgagtatttttaattaaaaaataaaaatttaactttgAAAAAGAGTCAATATTCTAAATTACTCTtctaaaaaatatcacaaatgaAAAACACTTATTACATTTAAATTACCATATTCAATTAGACGTGTTGCATTAATTAGTTGGAAATgatgtttttaagttttaattttatttttctgtaaaaaaaaatttaattttattcttggCAGATGGTCCAACACGTGGCAAAACACTTCTCTGCTACGTGGAGGAACTTAAAACTATATtctccttaaaaaaaacaagactaCTCTCCCAAGTCCTTCGTTCCCAAACCCAGTGGAAAGTAGCGAAATGTATCGAACGGCGGCGAAGCGGTTGGTGAGCGGTGCAAGATACTACTATACTGGCAAGGTTGGGCTCAGATTCCGGCCTTCTCAGATATTGATACCCTCTTCTCGCTTTTCCACATCCGAGACTCAACCACTTCCCATTCCCGTCGCCACCGAAACCGAAACCCCTAACTCTTCAGATTCGTccccttcttcttcatcttcctcaacAGCCACAAAACCCAGAGCCAAGTACGAGGACCAACAAACTCGCGTGCTTCAGGCCTCGCTCTCTTACGTCGTTCGTTCCCTCTTCTACTATATGTTGATGATTCAATTTTCCAAAATTACAATACACACGgttgtttttttattgcatgTATAGATTCTATGATTCTAACAATAGGtaattgtgttttttctttttctttttcagttaaAGTTGGGGTGGACAGAAGCTGCTCTAGTTGCAGGAGCAAGGGATGTTGGTCTTTCACCATCTATCGTTGGATCTTTGCCCAGAAAGGAAGCAACACTGGTCGAGGTGCATTTCCTCCTCTATCATTTTCACTGTCTTATCCGTCACAGTGTTTTCTTGTAATTGATTGTTAGTAATTACCGATAAATATTTGGAGTTGGAGTAGATTAAAAGAGTTTGATATTGTTTGTGACTGTTTTGAACAGTTATCTCCTGTGATGGTTGAATGTGTTTGTTAAACCTTCATGTTAGTTTGCTTAATAATAACTAGAATTTTGGTCCTGTCTttataaattcttcataaatacttggaggagaaaaaaaaaaaagataaaatgtattaaaattttcCATATGCTGTATTGCCGTTATGCGACAAGCCATCCTCTCGAATGTGACTGGGAAAAATGTTTCACCGATAAAAGGATGAGTGCAATAACggaaggagaaaaatgttttctgtttttatatatgaaataagtGACTCAGAACACTTACCAGTAGTCAGATATCTCTTTTCCTCTGGCATTGTGTGCGAATTCTTACTAGCATCCTATCTTTGTAAGATGTGACCATTGGCGAGCTACAAATTCAagagttgtttatttttatcagtATTTTTGGGTTGCTTTATTCAGTTATAGGTTTCCAATGCATGAATTCTCTTCCACTTTTTATATTATCTAATGTAGTCTAGTACAATCAGTTTAATGGGTTGCAGCCATTATTTGGAATGTTGTTTTTCTTGTTGCGCTTATTAGTTTATATGAATTGACCATTTTGTCTGTCATGTCAAAACATTTTTCAGTATTTCATGGACGGCTGCTTACAAAGACTTGTTGATAAAATTGACTCAGATGagagtttaaaaaatttgacaCCAAGTGACTGCATCTCTAAGCTTATCAGATTTCGTTTAGAAATGCAAGCTCCATATATATCAACATGGCCCCAAGCTCTTAGCATCCAGGTCTCTGCATGCGCCCTTTTTCCTATTTAGAGGCTTATCTATCTGAATTATAGACCTGAAAGAGTTTTTTGGAAATAATTTGTTTACAGGCACAACCTGTTAATGTTCCTACAAGTTTTAAGCAGAGGGCAGTGCTTGTGGATGAGATCTGGCATGCTGCTGGTGATAATGCTTCCGACATTGATTGGTATGCCAAGCGCACTGTCCTTGGAGGAATATACTCAACAACTGAGATTTATATGCTGACAGATAGCTCTCCTGGtttgtttttcttgaatttcttcCCCTCCCTTTTAAAGACACAAGCATTTCATAGAATTTGCTTGATTCTCTTTCATCCATTCACCATTTCTAGTGTTTTTGTGCCTTTCTTTTTATGATGATCATTCATTTGCAAGTCAACTTCTGGTTCTATGATTGCAGTGaccatgttttctttttgtgaaTGCTTTGAAAATATTAACTGGATTCAATTTTCTGTTCTCTTTAAATCACTTTATCTTCTTGAATCAAGACTGTCCTGTTTGCTTCCATGGCAATATATATGAGGATTAATTTGATAAACAATGGAATTTTTTCCTATTCCATGGAATACTCCAGTACGTGTATTATATGTATATtgaataaaatgacattttgggTAGAGACGTAGCTTGTGAGGACTTTTCTAAATGCTTCTGTGGTTTGTTTTCTGGCAGATTTCCGTGATACATGGGCTTTCCTGGATGCTCGAGTGAAAGATGCCTTTGATATAAAGAAAACCATTCAAGAGGTAATCCTTATGTTGTTACTGTGATTGGTCcttcaaatttttcatttttcaattatttcgaAATGTCATGCTTGATGCATTCCAGAATTCTCAGACATCAAAATTTTCAGGCACAGTATTTGGCAGAAGCTGTCAGTACCGGGCTGGGGAACTCCTTTCAAGGGTTTGTCGGGAAAGTTTTCCAGAGATGAGTCGGGCTGGGGAACTCCTTTCCCTTGGTTATATGTTGTTGTTTCAAACAATGTTTCTCCGAGACATTGATTGTCACTTGAAGGAGATGCTATATTATACACGCGTAGTAATTAGTTATCTTTCATTTACTTCAAATTTGGTCTGTTTTCGGCACTTCTTTCAACGCTTGAGTTCCAGGCAGGGTCATGAGtgcaaaataatgattttaagcTTGTAAATAATTCTATTATGATTTATAATACTAATCGAAAAAAACTTGCTCTTTTTTCCCTTCCcccaaataattttgtttattcatATGTCTCTTATATtgtaatttctctttttttttaaaaaaaaaagtgacgtGTTtgctgaattaatttttttttaaatgatgtgGGGAGTGCTTGTATTACAAATCGAACATTTGCTCACTAGCTGTTAGGATACACACTCTTAATTTCTCTCACAAGAGTCACAACATTTGCGCATAATATTTATGACTAATAGTGTTAAATCCAGTTATATATAGCAAATATATCGATAAGTTAATAAAAAGTAGATTAAATCTTGAAGTTAGCCTTTTAAAACTACACATGTTAATCATTATTAATCTTCTACGAATTTtggttattaaattaattttttcaatgatctaaaacaaaattagatcaataaaaaaaatagattagt
Protein-coding sequences here:
- the LOC100775943 gene encoding uncharacterized protein isoform X1, which codes for MYRTAAKRLVSGARYYYTGKVGLRFRPSQILIPSSRFSTSETQPLPIPVATETETPNSSDSSPSSSSSSTATKPRAKYEDQQTRVLQASLSYVLKLGWTEAALVAGARDVGLSPSIVGSLPRKEATLVEYFMDGCLQRLVDKIDSDESLKNLTPSDCISKLIRFRLEMQAPYISTWPQALSIQAQPVNVPTSFKQRAVLVDEIWHAAGDNASDIDWYAKRTVLGGIYSTTEIYMLTDSSPDFRDTWAFLDARVKDAFDIKKTIQETSKFSGTVFGRSCQYRAGELLSRVCRESFPEMSRAGELLSLGYMLLFQTMFLRDIDCHLKEMLYYTRVVISYLSFTSNLVCFRHFFQRLSSRQGHECKIMILSL
- the LOC100775943 gene encoding uncharacterized protein LOC100775943; this encodes MYRTAAKRLVSGARYYYTGKVGLRFRPSQILIPSSRFSTSETQPLPIPVATETETPNSSDSSPSSSSSSTATKPRAKYEDQQTRVLQASLSYVLKLGWTEAALVAGARDVGLSPSIVGSLPRKEATLVEYFMDGCLQRLVDKIDSDESLKNLTPSDCISKLIRFRLEMQAPYISTWPQALSIQAQPVNVPTSFKQRAVLVDEIWHAAGDNASDIDWYAKRTVLGGIYSTTEIYMLTDSSPDFRDTWAFLDARVKDAFDIKKTIQEAQYLAEAVSTGLGNSFQGFVGKVFQR